One segment of Gammaproteobacteria bacterium DNA contains the following:
- a CDS encoding dicarboxylate/amino acid:cation symporter, giving the protein MAMLHIKLHWQILIALLLAVLVGSAVGETATLFGVAIVDILDFLGALFMNALKMLIVPLIVSAIISGIAGVGHTGAFGRLGLKTLLYYATTTLAAILVGLTLVNLIQPGLVGGTPVREQIGLTADGDQIAADLSAHGAGDLVAVFMRLIPPNVVAAAAEGQMLGLIFFSLLFGYFMTRIGEPYAGNLLGFWQGTFEVMMRITGWVMRFAPLGVFALVGKVVATTGMAAFQPLLIFFLTVLAGLAFHFLVVLPAILLLVARVNPLRHYQAMAPALLMAFSTASSSATLPITLSCVERQAGVSNRTSSFVLPLGATVNMDGTALYECVAAMFIAQAYGVELGFAQQLLIVTLALLTSIGVAGIPAASLVAITVILTAVGLPVEAVGMILAVDRVLDMCRTAVNVFSDSCGAVVVARLEGEEGILQAPS; this is encoded by the coding sequence ATGGCGATGCTCCACATCAAACTGCACTGGCAGATCCTGATCGCACTGCTGCTGGCCGTCCTTGTCGGCAGCGCGGTGGGCGAGACGGCGACCCTCTTCGGTGTCGCCATCGTCGACATCCTCGATTTCCTGGGCGCGTTGTTCATGAATGCGCTCAAGATGCTCATCGTTCCCCTGATCGTCTCCGCCATCATCAGCGGCATCGCCGGCGTCGGGCACACCGGCGCCTTCGGCCGGCTCGGCCTCAAGACCCTGCTGTACTACGCCACCACCACCCTGGCGGCCATCCTGGTCGGTCTGACGTTGGTGAATCTCATCCAGCCGGGGCTGGTCGGTGGCACCCCGGTCAGGGAGCAGATCGGCCTGACGGCGGACGGTGACCAGATCGCGGCCGATCTGAGTGCGCACGGGGCAGGCGATCTCGTCGCCGTCTTTATGCGCCTGATACCGCCCAACGTGGTGGCGGCGGCGGCCGAGGGGCAGATGCTCGGTCTGATCTTCTTCAGCCTGCTGTTCGGTTATTTCATGACGCGCATCGGCGAGCCCTACGCCGGCAATCTGCTGGGTTTCTGGCAGGGCACCTTCGAGGTCATGATGCGCATCACCGGCTGGGTGATGCGGTTTGCGCCGCTCGGCGTATTCGCCCTGGTCGGCAAGGTCGTGGCCACCACCGGCATGGCAGCCTTCCAGCCATTGCTGATCTTCTTTCTGACTGTCCTGGCGGGGCTGGCGTTTCATTTTCTGGTGGTGCTGCCCGCCATCCTGCTGCTGGTCGCGCGGGTGAATCCCCTGCGTCACTATCAGGCCATGGCCCCGGCGCTGCTGATGGCCTTTTCGACCGCGTCGTCGTCGGCAACGCTGCCGATCACCCTAAGCTGCGTCGAGCGGCAGGCGGGCGTATCCAATCGTACCAGCAGCTTCGTGCTGCCGCTCGGTGCGACGGTCAACATGGACGGCACGGCGTTGTATGAATGCGTGGCGGCGATGTTCATCGCCCAGGCCTATGGTGTGGAACTGGGGTTCGCGCAGCAACTGCTGATCGTCACGCTCGCACTGCTGACGTCGATCGGCGTCGCCGGCATCCCCGCCGCCAGCCTGGTCGCCATCACCGTTATCCTCACGGCCGTCGGTCTGCCGGTCGAGGCGGTGGGCATGATCCTGGCGGTGGACCGTGTGCTCGACATGTGCCGCACGGCGGTGAACGTGTTCAGCGACTCCTGCGGGGCGGTGGTGGTCGCGCGGCTGGAGGGGGAGGAGGGTATCCTGCAGGCGCCGTCAT